In Kushneria marisflavi, the following are encoded in one genomic region:
- a CDS encoding IclR family transcriptional regulator has translation MSESPTTPNAPAASSAKRARGVDRVIDLCTQLHRHKAPMTPRELVEATGAPRSSVYELVSILSEAGWLEVDRDGRIFFGRAMHLFGLDYARHNDLISRARGVLRQLAAEFNETSQFCMLEGNKYTVVLDDNGTRPFRISADTGVRIPIPWTASGRVLLGDMTFEAINDFIPPEDFILPDGREIVREDFLTEIDRAREQGYAITEGLADSFACCLAVPVLDQGGHAHATLCFTIGRDAPQARRDELLDALKQAARTLYGH, from the coding sequence ATGTCGGAGTCACCCACTACCCCAAACGCCCCCGCGGCCTCGTCCGCCAAACGCGCCCGGGGCGTCGATCGCGTGATTGATCTGTGTACCCAGCTGCATCGGCACAAGGCGCCCATGACGCCGCGAGAGCTGGTCGAAGCCACCGGTGCGCCGCGCTCAAGTGTTTATGAGCTGGTCAGCATCCTGAGCGAGGCCGGATGGCTGGAGGTGGATCGCGATGGGCGCATTTTCTTCGGCCGCGCCATGCATCTGTTCGGTCTGGACTATGCCCGCCACAACGATCTGATCAGCCGGGCTCGCGGTGTACTGCGCCAGCTGGCGGCCGAATTCAACGAGACCAGCCAGTTCTGCATGCTGGAGGGCAACAAGTACACCGTGGTGCTCGATGACAATGGCACCCGTCCCTTTCGCATCAGCGCCGACACGGGCGTGCGCATTCCGATTCCCTGGACGGCGTCGGGGCGGGTCCTGCTGGGCGACATGACGTTTGAGGCGATCAACGACTTCATCCCGCCGGAGGACTTCATCCTGCCGGATGGTCGCGAGATTGTTCGTGAGGACTTCCTTACCGAGATCGATCGGGCCCGCGAACAGGGTTACGCCATAACCGAGGGACTTGCCGACAGCTTTGCCTGCTGCCTGGCGGTACCGGTACTCGATCAGGGCGGCCATGCCCATGCCACGCTGTGTTTCACCATCGGCCGTGATGCCCCACAGGCACGGCGTGACGAGCTGCTGGACGCCCTGAAGCAGGCCGCCCGCACGCTTTACGGGCACTGA
- a CDS encoding CPBP family intramembrane glutamic endopeptidase: MESLRSLGHLRLTLEMGALFVAAPVVMAFVATPGQLFPSILPLLGIGLILLCMTPEFRWSSVLHGWRDVRAPLIAGIGLATFMAGWIAIQWLQPWATFWLWREERSVFWGLLVAYPLLSALPQELIYRTLFFRRYAAILPEGHRAIVLNATLFALAHVMFWNWMVLFVSFVGGLLFAWSYRQRGLVESWALHGLTGFLLFVTGVGWYFTPEASARPF, from the coding sequence GTGGAGAGCCTGAGATCACTAGGCCATCTTCGGCTGACCCTGGAAATGGGGGCGCTGTTCGTAGCGGCCCCCGTTGTGATGGCGTTTGTGGCGACGCCGGGGCAGCTGTTTCCCTCGATCCTGCCGCTTCTGGGGATTGGTCTGATTCTCCTGTGCATGACACCCGAATTTCGGTGGTCTTCGGTCCTGCACGGCTGGCGAGACGTGCGCGCGCCGCTTATCGCAGGCATCGGGCTTGCCACATTCATGGCAGGCTGGATCGCCATCCAGTGGCTGCAGCCATGGGCAACCTTCTGGCTATGGCGCGAGGAACGATCCGTGTTCTGGGGGTTGCTGGTGGCCTATCCGCTCCTGTCTGCCCTGCCACAGGAGCTCATCTATAGGACGCTCTTTTTCCGACGCTACGCCGCGATCCTGCCGGAAGGCCACCGTGCCATCGTGCTCAATGCCACGCTGTTTGCACTCGCTCACGTGATGTTCTGGAACTGGATGGTACTGTTCGTGTCGTTCGTGGGCGGGCTGTTGTTCGCCTGGTCCTACCGTCAGCGTGGCCTTGTCGAGTCCTGGGCCCTGCATGGCCTGACAGGGTTTTTGCTCTTTGTCACCGGCGTCGGCTGGTATTTCACGCCCGAAGCCTCGGCCCGGCCCTTCTGA
- a CDS encoding amino acid deaminase, producing the protein MHTPSLSSATGQPPQKGSLILGDHLLTGVSLPAMVLHQKVIEHNIAWMQHFADHHHAHLAPHGKTTMMPALFSRQIEAGAWGITLATAPQCAAAFAHGVKRLLMANQLIGQANMALVAQMIEDGLDFYCTVDHADNVRALNDFFAARGQQLQVLIELGVADGRCGVRDGEALSALVEVIRQAPALRLAGIEGYEGMIGGDSALEDVRAYGARLVETVRHLHDSGVLATPAPIVTASGSKWFDLIAEAFDQAELREHYTPVLRPGCYVAHDHRLYREAMEAVSERRPELEGTLEPALEVFAQVQSLPEPGLAIVAMGKRDISCDPDLPMALRLYRDGALVREVSGWQVVHIMDQHTFLRVPEEADIQIEDVIAFGASHPCLTFDKWRQGLWVDDDLAVTAVEPTFF; encoded by the coding sequence ATGCACACCCCTTCGCTCTCGTCTGCCACAGGCCAGCCTCCCCAGAAGGGCAGTTTGATACTCGGTGACCACCTGCTCACCGGTGTGAGTCTGCCGGCCATGGTGCTGCATCAAAAGGTGATCGAGCACAACATCGCCTGGATGCAGCATTTTGCCGATCATCATCACGCTCACCTGGCCCCGCACGGCAAGACCACCATGATGCCGGCGCTCTTTTCACGTCAGATCGAGGCCGGCGCGTGGGGGATCACCCTGGCCACCGCACCCCAGTGCGCGGCAGCCTTTGCCCACGGTGTCAAACGTCTGCTCATGGCCAATCAGCTGATCGGACAGGCCAACATGGCGCTGGTCGCGCAAATGATCGAAGACGGGCTGGACTTTTACTGCACGGTGGATCACGCCGATAACGTTCGCGCGCTCAATGATTTCTTTGCGGCCCGCGGCCAGCAGCTTCAGGTGCTGATCGAGCTTGGCGTGGCCGACGGGCGCTGCGGCGTGCGTGATGGTGAGGCGTTAAGCGCATTGGTAGAGGTCATCCGGCAGGCCCCGGCGCTCAGGCTGGCCGGCATCGAGGGCTATGAAGGCATGATCGGCGGCGACAGTGCGCTGGAGGACGTGCGTGCCTATGGTGCCCGGCTGGTGGAGACCGTCAGGCACCTTCACGACAGCGGCGTGCTGGCAACGCCAGCGCCCATTGTCACGGCATCGGGATCAAAATGGTTCGACCTGATTGCCGAAGCCTTTGACCAGGCCGAGCTGCGCGAACACTACACCCCGGTACTGCGTCCGGGCTGTTATGTCGCCCATGATCACCGTCTTTATCGCGAGGCCATGGAAGCGGTCAGCGAACGCCGTCCGGAACTTGAAGGCACGCTCGAGCCGGCACTCGAAGTCTTCGCTCAGGTGCAGTCGCTGCCCGAGCCTGGACTTGCCATCGTGGCCATGGGCAAGCGCGATATCTCCTGCGACCCGGATCTGCCCATGGCGCTGAGGCTGTACCGCGATGGCGCTCTTGTGCGTGAGGTGAGCGGCTGGCAGGTGGTGCACATCATGGATCAGCACACCTTTCTGCGCGTCCCTGAAGAGGCCGATATTCAGATCGAGGACGTGATCGCCTTTGGCGCTTCGCATCCGTGTCTGACGTTTGACAAGTGGCGCCAGGGACTGTGGGTCGATGACGATCTAGCGGTGACCGCCGTTGAGCCGACATTTTTCTAA
- a CDS encoding aldo/keto reductase, translating to MRYNLLGRTGLFVSEMCLGTMTFGQSGGPYAAASGVMQDDAEAILRRAFDAGINFIDTANVYAGGQSEEIVGRALSSLGIARKDVVLSTKFEHGTGAGPNDGGASRQHILHEVHGSLKRLGTDYIDLYQLHGFDPATPVEETLRTLDDLVRQGLVRYIGVSNWAAWQLATALGDARRLGLERFQSYQGYYSLVGRDVEREIVPLLEAEGLGLMVFSPLAGGYLTGKYRKSDEGRRVTVPFPPVNEARGAPLLDVMDDIAARHHTTLAAISLAWLLHQKVVASVILGLKRLDQLEDNLKAAEVALSEDDLAALNAASALAPEYPSWMMASGEGARRSLMETGRMPEAQWGAK from the coding sequence ATGCGCTACAACCTTCTGGGTCGAACCGGTCTCTTCGTTTCCGAAATGTGCCTGGGCACCATGACCTTTGGTCAAAGCGGCGGCCCCTATGCTGCCGCCAGCGGCGTCATGCAGGACGACGCTGAAGCGATCCTGCGCCGTGCTTTCGACGCGGGCATCAACTTCATCGACACGGCCAACGTCTATGCTGGCGGGCAGTCGGAGGAGATCGTGGGTCGCGCCCTGTCATCGCTCGGTATCGCGCGCAAGGACGTTGTGTTGTCGACCAAGTTCGAGCATGGCACCGGCGCCGGGCCGAACGATGGCGGTGCCTCGCGCCAGCATATCCTGCACGAGGTACATGGCAGTCTGAAGCGTCTCGGCACCGATTATATCGACCTTTACCAACTGCACGGCTTCGATCCCGCCACTCCGGTCGAGGAAACGCTGCGCACCCTGGATGATCTTGTCCGGCAGGGTCTCGTCCGTTACATCGGCGTGTCGAACTGGGCCGCGTGGCAGCTGGCAACGGCGCTTGGTGATGCCAGGCGTCTGGGGCTGGAGCGGTTCCAGAGCTATCAGGGTTACTATTCGCTGGTCGGGCGCGACGTGGAGCGCGAGATCGTACCACTGCTTGAGGCCGAGGGTCTGGGCCTGATGGTCTTCAGTCCGCTCGCCGGGGGCTATCTGACGGGCAAGTATCGCAAAAGTGATGAAGGCCGCCGCGTCACCGTTCCGTTCCCCCCGGTGAACGAAGCGCGCGGCGCGCCGCTTCTGGACGTGATGGATGATATCGCCGCGCGGCATCACACCACCCTCGCGGCGATTTCGCTGGCCTGGCTGCTGCATCAGAAGGTTGTTGCCAGCGTGATCCTCGGGCTGAAACGGCTCGATCAGTTGGAGGACAACCTGAAGGCCGCCGAGGTGGCGTTGTCCGAGGACGACCTGGCCGCCCTGAATGCGGCAAGCGCCCTGGCACCGGAATACCCCAGCTGGATGATGGCCTCGGGTGAGGGTGCGCGCCGCAGCCTGATGGAGACCGGCAGGATGCCCGAGGCTCAGTGGGGGGCCAAATGA
- a CDS encoding beta-glucosidase family protein, whose translation MRQRFLLPVMTLSAMFSAQVLATQMPPVPDQRPGRLAQAEQTLNERLSQAPWMDPHRSPDERARAALNEMTNTEKMKLLAGDFAAPMDTSQRVRGAIGSAGFVPGISRLGIPAQQQTDADLGVTNPGWIDPDRQATALPSVLAAAATWQPDLSRQGGAMIAREAHHYGFNVLLGGTAGLVRDPRAGRNYEMPGEDPLLSGMTTAAKINGIESQHVMSTIKHFAMNAQETGRHKLSADISDQALQESDLLSFRYALEHSHPGAAMCAYNRVNDDYACQNGYLLNQVLKGEWGYPGFVMSDWGAVYSAAPSANAGLDQQSAAEDFDGVVYFGAPLEKAVERGEVPRERIDDMAYRILRSYFASGIVDHPPAREPIDKKANADVAQRIAENAMVLLKNDQGVLPLEGARDKRISVTGAHADRAVIAGGGSAAVVPMDGDAMPDLNPPKGVNTQRLYPKSSPLGAIGLHAPDSNVTFSPGDDIDEAVRQAHESDVAVVFAQQWTSETMDMQSLALEGQQNALIEAVARANPRTVVVLETGGPVAMPWRDDVAAIMEAWYPGQRGGEAIANVLFGQKNPSGRLPVTFAQNDEQLPRPNVPGLAIGNSAFFDVDYNREGADVGYRWFEREGKTPLYPFGHGLSYTTFERHGLRLERQGQKVTAHFTVTNTGDQKGRTTPQLYVHAPDGSPARLGGWQSLELAPNESKAVSLEIDPRQFARYDSTQRQWHLDGGDYQVALADSATDIDETQHITLPAGTVAITPLAPEPAPSAKPQEQRVATNDSTSDGSL comes from the coding sequence ATGCGCCAACGCTTTCTTTTGCCCGTGATGACGCTGTCTGCGATGTTCAGCGCTCAGGTGCTGGCCACACAGATGCCCCCGGTGCCGGATCAGCGCCCCGGCCGGCTGGCGCAGGCTGAACAGACTCTGAATGAGCGCCTGTCCCAGGCGCCCTGGATGGACCCGCATCGAAGCCCCGACGAGCGCGCTCGCGCGGCGTTGAACGAGATGACCAACACCGAGAAGATGAAGCTTTTGGCCGGGGATTTTGCCGCGCCAATGGATACGTCACAGCGCGTGCGCGGTGCCATCGGCTCGGCCGGATTCGTGCCCGGCATCAGCCGGCTGGGCATTCCCGCCCAGCAGCAGACCGATGCCGATCTGGGCGTGACCAATCCCGGCTGGATCGATCCGGACCGTCAAGCCACGGCGCTGCCGTCGGTGCTGGCCGCCGCGGCCACCTGGCAGCCTGACCTCTCCCGTCAGGGTGGCGCCATGATTGCCCGCGAGGCGCACCACTACGGTTTCAACGTACTGCTGGGCGGCACCGCCGGCCTGGTGCGTGACCCGCGCGCCGGTCGCAACTATGAAATGCCCGGCGAGGACCCGCTGCTGTCGGGCATGACAACGGCGGCCAAGATCAACGGCATCGAAAGCCAGCACGTGATGTCGACCATCAAACACTTTGCCATGAACGCCCAGGAGACCGGGCGCCACAAGCTCAGTGCCGACATCAGCGATCAGGCGCTGCAGGAATCCGATCTGCTGTCGTTTCGCTACGCGCTGGAACACAGCCATCCAGGCGCTGCCATGTGCGCCTATAACCGGGTCAATGACGACTATGCGTGTCAGAACGGCTATCTGCTCAACCAGGTGCTCAAGGGTGAGTGGGGCTATCCCGGCTTTGTGATGTCCGACTGGGGCGCGGTCTACTCGGCAGCCCCTTCTGCCAATGCGGGACTGGATCAGCAGTCGGCCGCAGAGGACTTTGACGGCGTGGTCTATTTTGGCGCGCCGCTGGAGAAGGCAGTCGAGCGCGGCGAAGTGCCCCGCGAGCGCATCGACGACATGGCCTATCGCATCCTGCGCAGCTACTTTGCTTCCGGCATCGTCGACCATCCGCCCGCGCGTGAGCCGATCGACAAAAAGGCCAATGCCGATGTGGCTCAGCGCATCGCCGAAAATGCCATGGTGCTTTTAAAAAATGATCAGGGCGTGCTGCCACTGGAGGGTGCGCGGGACAAGCGCATCAGCGTGACCGGCGCTCATGCCGACCGCGCCGTGATTGCCGGCGGCGGCTCGGCCGCGGTGGTGCCGATGGACGGCGACGCCATGCCGGATCTCAACCCGCCCAAGGGCGTCAACACTCAGCGGCTGTATCCCAAATCCTCACCGCTGGGCGCGATCGGCCTGCATGCACCCGACTCGAACGTCACCTTCAGCCCGGGCGATGACATCGATGAAGCCGTCCGTCAGGCGCATGAAAGCGATGTGGCCGTGGTCTTTGCCCAGCAGTGGACCTCGGAAACCATGGACATGCAGAGTCTGGCGCTGGAAGGCCAGCAGAACGCGCTGATCGAGGCAGTCGCCAGGGCCAATCCGCGCACGGTGGTGGTGCTGGAAACCGGCGGGCCGGTGGCCATGCCCTGGCGTGACGATGTCGCCGCCATCATGGAAGCATGGTATCCGGGTCAGCGCGGCGGCGAGGCGATCGCCAATGTGCTCTTCGGGCAGAAAAATCCGTCGGGCCGACTGCCGGTGACCTTCGCGCAAAATGACGAGCAACTGCCGCGCCCAAATGTGCCGGGGCTTGCCATCGGCAACAGCGCCTTCTTTGATGTCGATTACAACCGTGAAGGGGCCGATGTGGGCTATCGCTGGTTCGAACGCGAGGGTAAAACGCCGCTTTATCCCTTCGGTCACGGGCTTTCCTACACCACCTTCGAGCGTCACGGGCTCAGGCTTGAGAGGCAGGGTCAGAAAGTGACGGCTCACTTTACGGTCACCAATACCGGGGATCAAAAGGGCCGTACTACGCCGCAGCTATACGTTCACGCCCCTGATGGTTCACCGGCTCGGCTAGGGGGCTGGCAGAGCCTTGAGCTCGCGCCCAACGAGTCGAAAGCGGTCAGCCTCGAGATCGACCCACGCCAGTTTGCCCGCTATGACAGCACGCAGCGCCAGTGGCATCTGGACGGCGGCGACTATCAGGTGGCCCTGGCTGATTCGGCCACCGACATTGATGAGACGCAGCACATAACGTTGCCGGCCGGGACAGTGGCGATAACACCACTGGCGCCCGAACCCGCGCCGTCCGCAAAACCGCAGGAACAACGCGTGGCGACTAACGATTCAACATCGGACGGCTCGCTCTGA
- a CDS encoding sodium:solute symporter family protein, whose product MHTTFFLIGFFAFLLAMIVFGSVMSRRYRGDGDNFLLGGRGVPVFLTIGTTVATMVGTGSSMGAVGFGYNNGWGGALYGIGGAIGILLLAWWFAPMRRLRFMTMSEELSYYVGGSRLVRNVVAVLIYVASIGWLGAHILGGGMYLSWIAGIDLSLAKIIVAIGFGLYCVIGGYMAVVWTDTVQAVLLFLGFIAMAVFALIDIGGFSHLGDNMSPGAAESWFGVAQLGLVPALSLAVVVGVGVLATPSYRQRIYSAQSVSSVRRSFLFTGVLYLAFSIIPAIVGMAAHTLAPDLDNSNYAFPYLATQVLPMGLGMLVLIAGLSATMSSASSDALAGVAIMMRDLWVMATGHVPAPEKVVLFSRFALIVTIGLALAFALITNNVITYITTMIATVMSGLFVCGLLGRFWDRYNWQGAIATLVAASVTSLVVSASATMKAFWGNPSIPAVVVAVLAGVTVTLMTPRSSVTREQALNILNEERARMEMPTAKP is encoded by the coding sequence ATGCACACCACCTTTTTTCTGATCGGATTTTTCGCCTTTTTGCTGGCCATGATCGTGTTCGGCAGCGTGATGTCGCGCCGCTATCGCGGTGATGGCGACAACTTTCTGCTGGGCGGTCGCGGCGTTCCTGTCTTTCTGACCATCGGTACGACCGTGGCCACCATGGTGGGGACGGGATCGAGCATGGGGGCGGTCGGCTTTGGCTACAACAATGGCTGGGGTGGCGCGCTGTACGGGATCGGAGGGGCCATCGGCATTCTGCTGCTGGCCTGGTGGTTTGCGCCCATGCGTCGGCTTCGTTTCATGACCATGAGCGAGGAGCTTTCGTACTATGTGGGCGGCAGCCGGCTGGTACGCAACGTGGTGGCGGTGCTGATCTATGTGGCCAGTATCGGCTGGCTGGGGGCGCATATCCTGGGCGGTGGCATGTATCTCTCCTGGATTGCCGGTATCGATCTGAGCCTGGCCAAGATCATCGTGGCCATCGGTTTTGGGCTCTATTGCGTGATTGGCGGCTACATGGCGGTGGTCTGGACCGATACCGTGCAGGCCGTGCTGCTCTTTTTGGGGTTTATCGCCATGGCGGTGTTTGCGCTGATCGATATCGGCGGGTTCTCGCATCTGGGGGATAACATGAGCCCGGGCGCGGCCGAGAGCTGGTTTGGCGTGGCACAGCTGGGGCTGGTGCCGGCGCTGTCGCTGGCGGTCGTGGTAGGTGTGGGCGTACTGGCGACGCCGTCGTATCGTCAGCGCATCTATTCGGCGCAGTCGGTGAGCAGCGTGCGCCGCTCCTTTCTCTTTACCGGTGTGCTGTATCTGGCCTTTTCCATTATCCCGGCGATTGTCGGTATGGCGGCCCATACGCTGGCGCCGGATCTGGATAACAGCAACTACGCCTTTCCGTATCTGGCCACTCAGGTGCTGCCGATGGGGCTGGGTATGCTGGTACTGATTGCGGGGCTGTCTGCCACCATGTCGAGTGCCAGTTCCGATGCGCTGGCGGGTGTGGCCATCATGATGCGCGATCTGTGGGTCATGGCGACCGGGCATGTGCCGGCCCCGGAGAAGGTGGTGCTGTTTTCACGTTTCGCGCTGATCGTGACCATTGGTCTGGCACTGGCCTTTGCGCTGATCACCAATAATGTCATTACCTACATCACCACCATGATTGCCACCGTCATGTCCGGGCTTTTTGTCTGCGGTCTGCTGGGTCGCTTCTGGGACCGCTACAACTGGCAGGGGGCAATCGCCACGCTGGTCGCGGCCTCGGTCACTTCGCTGGTGGTCTCTGCCAGCGCTACCATGAAAGCCTTCTGGGGCAACCCGAGTATTCCGGCCGTGGTGGTGGCGGTGCTCGCTGGTGTCACCGTAACGCTCATGACACCGCGTTCCAGTGTCACGCGCGAGCAGGCGCTGAACATATTGAACGAAGAGCGCGCGCGTATGGAGATGCCGACGGCCAAACCCTGA
- a CDS encoding SDR family oxidoreductase: MADQFPVQSQNRQPGIEHEMTPVPEIIRDDYRGSGKLEGKKAVITGGDSGIGRSAAVHFAREGADVAVMYLDEHDDAEETKRLIEAEGRQALLISGDVRDSAFCQQAVEQVLKAFGEINILVNNAAVQVVRQDIADIPDDEWRDTFDVNIHGYFYMAKAVRPHLKAGDSIINTTSINPFVGNAMLMAYTSTKGAITGFTRSLSESLIKEGIRVNEVALGPIWTPIQPSTMGRFDPTLMQTLGEKMPMGRAGQPSELGPAYVFLASKDASYISGHSLHINGGAIIN, from the coding sequence ATGGCCGACCAGTTTCCAGTGCAGTCCCAGAATCGTCAGCCCGGGATCGAGCATGAGATGACCCCGGTGCCCGAGATCATTCGCGATGACTATCGCGGCAGCGGCAAGCTCGAGGGCAAAAAGGCGGTGATTACCGGGGGAGACAGCGGTATCGGTCGCAGCGCCGCGGTGCATTTTGCGCGTGAAGGCGCCGATGTGGCCGTGATGTATCTTGATGAGCATGACGACGCCGAAGAGACAAAACGCCTGATCGAAGCCGAAGGTCGCCAGGCGCTTTTGATCAGCGGCGACGTGCGCGACAGCGCCTTCTGTCAGCAGGCCGTCGAACAGGTGTTAAAGGCCTTCGGCGAGATCAACATTCTGGTCAACAACGCCGCCGTACAGGTGGTGCGTCAGGATATTGCTGATATCCCGGATGATGAGTGGCGCGACACGTTTGACGTTAACATCCACGGCTACTTCTACATGGCAAAGGCCGTGCGCCCGCACCTCAAGGCCGGGGACAGCATTATCAATACGACCTCGATCAATCCCTTCGTGGGCAACGCCATGCTGATGGCCTACACCTCGACCAAGGGCGCGATCACGGGCTTTACCCGCTCGCTGTCAGAGTCGTTGATCAAGGAAGGCATTCGGGTCAACGAAGTGGCGCTAGGACCGATCTGGACGCCGATTCAGCCCTCGACCATGGGACGTTTTGATCCGACCCTCATGCAGACGCTGGGCGAGAAGATGCCCATGGGGCGTGCCGGTCAGCCCAGTGAACTTGGGCCGGCGTACGTTTTTCTGGCCTCGAAGGACGCCTCCTATATTAGCGGTCACTCGCTGCACATCAACGGCGGCGCGATTATTAACTAG
- a CDS encoding RidA family protein, whose protein sequence is MSIKRYGTGGGIGTGGQKLPFAKATEADGWLFVSGQTPMTDGEVVEGGIIEQSRLAFENCLMIMKDAGYGVEDVVHVTAVLTDARYFSSFNKVFAEIFGDHPPARICSVQDLVVDCKVEVDMKCFRSDRKG, encoded by the coding sequence ATGAGTATCAAGCGCTATGGCACTGGCGGCGGTATCGGCACCGGCGGGCAGAAACTGCCGTTTGCAAAGGCGACCGAGGCTGACGGCTGGCTGTTTGTGTCGGGGCAGACCCCAATGACCGATGGCGAAGTGGTCGAGGGCGGCATTATCGAGCAGTCACGACTCGCGTTCGAGAACTGCCTAATGATCATGAAGGACGCCGGTTACGGCGTTGAGGACGTGGTGCACGTCACGGCCGTGCTGACCGATGCGCGCTATTTCAGCTCGTTCAACAAGGTGTTTGCCGAGATCTTTGGTGACCATCCGCCGGCGCGCATCTGCAGCGTTCAGGACCTGGTGGTCGACTGCAAGGTCGAGGTCGACATGAAGTGCTTCAGATCCGACCGCAAGGGCTGA
- a CDS encoding N-acyl-D-amino-acid deacylase family protein, giving the protein MSTSHPFDVLIRRAMVLDGTGAPAFEADVAIRDERIVAVGNFGDAHANEVIEAHGRYLAPGFIDVHTHDDTNVIRTPEMLPKLTQGVTTVVVGNCGISAAPVRLRSNVVPDPMNLLGRHEDFVYPNFADYAEAVDAAGPAVNVAALVGHTALRANLMDAFDRPATSDEIESMRLELEKALKEGAIGMSSGLAYKNARQAPLAEMHALVDEVGRQDALYTTHLRDEFAGLPEAMEEAFATARHGGAELVISHLKCAGVGNWGNAPLALERLEHAAAGQTCHCDCYPYTAGSSTLDLGQVTDEIDIFITWSEPHPEMARRGLDEIARAWGVSLMEAAKRLQPAGAVYHNMSEADMTRILAHPLAMVGSDGLPNDPHPHPRLWGAFPRVIAHYCRDEKLFELPEAIRKMTGLSAHNFGLTDRGEIREGAFADLTLFDLATLEDVATFSDPIAPARGIELVMVNGRIAYQAGALVQRAGRMLRRRAS; this is encoded by the coding sequence ATGTCCACATCCCATCCTTTCGACGTTCTGATTCGCCGCGCGATGGTGCTTGATGGCACCGGTGCACCGGCCTTCGAGGCCGATGTTGCCATCCGCGATGAGCGTATTGTGGCGGTGGGGAATTTTGGAGATGCCCACGCCAATGAGGTGATCGAGGCGCATGGCCGCTATCTCGCCCCCGGCTTTATCGATGTTCACACCCATGACGATACCAACGTCATCCGCACACCCGAGATGCTGCCCAAGCTCACCCAGGGCGTGACCACCGTGGTGGTCGGCAATTGCGGTATCAGCGCGGCGCCGGTACGTCTTCGCAGCAACGTCGTGCCCGATCCCATGAACCTGCTTGGGCGGCACGAGGACTTCGTTTACCCGAACTTTGCCGACTACGCCGAGGCGGTCGATGCGGCCGGGCCTGCCGTCAACGTGGCCGCACTGGTCGGGCACACGGCGCTGCGGGCCAATCTGATGGACGCCTTTGACCGTCCGGCGACAAGTGACGAGATCGAGTCGATGCGCCTTGAGCTCGAGAAGGCACTGAAGGAGGGCGCCATCGGCATGAGCTCGGGGCTGGCGTACAAAAACGCGCGCCAAGCGCCGCTTGCAGAGATGCATGCGCTGGTCGATGAGGTGGGACGCCAGGACGCGCTCTACACCACCCACCTGCGCGATGAGTTTGCAGGTCTCCCGGAGGCCATGGAGGAAGCGTTCGCCACCGCTCGTCACGGCGGTGCCGAGCTTGTGATCTCGCATCTGAAGTGTGCCGGCGTCGGCAACTGGGGCAACGCGCCGCTGGCGCTTGAGCGCCTTGAACACGCGGCTGCCGGACAGACCTGCCACTGCGACTGCTACCCCTATACCGCGGGTTCCTCGACGCTGGATCTCGGTCAGGTGACCGATGAGATCGATATTTTCATTACCTGGTCCGAGCCGCATCCGGAAATGGCTCGTCGAGGGCTGGATGAAATCGCACGCGCCTGGGGGGTGTCGCTGATGGAGGCTGCCAAACGGCTGCAGCCGGCCGGGGCGGTCTATCACAACATGTCGGAAGCTGACATGACCCGCATTCTGGCGCATCCCTTGGCCATGGTGGGCTCTGACGGTCTACCCAACGATCCGCACCCCCATCCTCGCCTGTGGGGCGCCTTCCCCAGAGTGATCGCTCACTACTGTCGTGACGAGAAGCTGTTTGAACTGCCGGAAGCCATTCGCAAGATGACCGGTCTTTCGGCGCACAATTTCGGACTCACCGACCGCGGCGAGATTCGTGAGGGGGCCTTTGCCGATCTCACACTCTTTGATCTGGCAACGCTTGAAGATGTGGCGACCTTCAGCGACCCCATTGCTCCAGCGCGTGGCATCGAGCTGGTAATGGTCAACGGGCGCATCGCCTATCAGGCCGGCGCGCTTGTGCAGCGTGCCGGCCGAATGCTGCGACGCCGTGCGTCCTGA